The following coding sequences are from one Panicum hallii strain FIL2 chromosome 5, PHallii_v3.1, whole genome shotgun sequence window:
- the LOC112893681 gene encoding uncharacterized protein LOC112893681 isoform X1 encodes MGSGSGCHPSVMVWPYMGEAGLRPVSFQLLEVWELLLRPCTCSICHWRRTSLQAAYYNLLHLIFLMDIILGNIHLPFCILSIITHEFKPASIDKTQAGSLQSTKDNRVTVEFHNNQPGKPKATFEGSQEEYKDSDGVLFFDGETFRLERLHRAVKRLRYVRVPGESAAANLATTTTGMGAESHSPPLAKVSKSQAMSKPAVHAVPVEVERIDIGEPENPGPRYNNKSTTYQPVTTDSFALSPDPNDEEENLDILGDDDDNVSPNNMTSGHGTSVCGFDINLPDQGNMDDEIADVDVNDEADEGLNAAEALRAQVNAEGEQEEQDSSSSSGSGSSSSSSSSGSGSGSGSSDSDGSDGDSASSGADVDI; translated from the exons ATGGGTAGTGGCAGTGGTTGCCATCCCTCGGTAATGGTGTGGCCCTATATGGGTGAAGCTGGGCTTCGG CCCGTATCTTTTCAGCTCTTAGAAGTATGGGAGTTGCTCTTGAGACCTTGTACTTGCTCTATATGCCACTGGAGGAGGACATCACTTCAGGCTGCTTATTATAATCTTCTTCATCTCATCTTTCTCATGGACATTATCCTGGGAAACATCCATTTACCTTTCTGCATCCTCTCCATCATCACAC ATGAATTTAAGCCAGCATCAATTGACAAAACTCAAGCTGGGTCTCTGCAGAGTACCAAGGATAACCGGGTTACAGTGGAATTCCATAATAATCAGCCTGGCAAGCCAAAGGCTACATTTGAGGGAAGCCAAGAAGAGTACAAGGATAGTGATGGTGTCTTGTTTTTTGACGGTGAGACCTTTCGCCTGGAGAGGTTACATCGGGCTGTCAAGAGACTAAGGTATGTTCGAGTTCCGGGAGAGTCTGCAGCAGCTAATTTGGCAACTACAACTACTGGAATGGGTGCAGAATCACATTCTCCTCCATTAGCTAAAGTCAGCAAGTCACAGGCCATGAGCAAACCTGCTGTTCACGCAGTCCCA GTTGAGGTTGAGCGCATTGACATCGGTGAACCTGAAAATCCAG GCCCAAGATACAACAACAAAAGCACCACATATCAGCCTGTCACCACAGACTCATTTGCCCTTTCACCTGATCCAAATGACGAAGAGGAGAACCTCGACATACttggtgatgatgatgacaatgTCTCACCAAATAACATGACCTCAGGACATGGGACATCTGTTTGTGGTTTTGACATCAACCTACCAGATCAGGGCAATATGGACGATGAAATCGCTGATGTAGATGTAAATGATGAGGCTGACGAGGGGCTCAATGCAGCCGAGGCACTGCGAGCTCAAGTGAACGCAGAAGGGGAGCAGGAGGAGCAGGACAGCTCTAGCTCTAGCGGGAgcgggagcagcagcagcagcagcagcagcggcagcgggagcgggagcgggagcAGTGATAGCGATGGAAGTGATGGTGATTCGGCGAGCTCCGGAGCTGATGTTGATATCTGA
- the LOC112893681 gene encoding transcription initiation factor TFIID subunit 11 isoform X3 — MDIILGNIHLPFCILSIITHEFKPASIDKTQAGSLQSTKDNRVTVEFHNNQPGKPKATFEGSQEEYKDSDGVLFFDGETFRLERLHRAVKRLRYVRVPGESAAANLATTTTGMGAESHSPPLAKVSKSQAMSKPAVHAVPVEVERIDIGEPENPGPRYNNKSTTYQPVTTDSFALSPDPNDEEENLDILGDDDDNVSPNNMTSGHGTSVCGFDINLPDQGNMDDEIADVDVNDEADEGLNAAEALRAQVNAEGEQEEQDSSSSSGSGSSSSSSSSGSGSGSGSSDSDGSDGDSASSGADVDI, encoded by the exons ATGGACATTATCCTGGGAAACATCCATTTACCTTTCTGCATCCTCTCCATCATCACAC ATGAATTTAAGCCAGCATCAATTGACAAAACTCAAGCTGGGTCTCTGCAGAGTACCAAGGATAACCGGGTTACAGTGGAATTCCATAATAATCAGCCTGGCAAGCCAAAGGCTACATTTGAGGGAAGCCAAGAAGAGTACAAGGATAGTGATGGTGTCTTGTTTTTTGACGGTGAGACCTTTCGCCTGGAGAGGTTACATCGGGCTGTCAAGAGACTAAGGTATGTTCGAGTTCCGGGAGAGTCTGCAGCAGCTAATTTGGCAACTACAACTACTGGAATGGGTGCAGAATCACATTCTCCTCCATTAGCTAAAGTCAGCAAGTCACAGGCCATGAGCAAACCTGCTGTTCACGCAGTCCCA GTTGAGGTTGAGCGCATTGACATCGGTGAACCTGAAAATCCAG GCCCAAGATACAACAACAAAAGCACCACATATCAGCCTGTCACCACAGACTCATTTGCCCTTTCACCTGATCCAAATGACGAAGAGGAGAACCTCGACATACttggtgatgatgatgacaatgTCTCACCAAATAACATGACCTCAGGACATGGGACATCTGTTTGTGGTTTTGACATCAACCTACCAGATCAGGGCAATATGGACGATGAAATCGCTGATGTAGATGTAAATGATGAGGCTGACGAGGGGCTCAATGCAGCCGAGGCACTGCGAGCTCAAGTGAACGCAGAAGGGGAGCAGGAGGAGCAGGACAGCTCTAGCTCTAGCGGGAgcgggagcagcagcagcagcagcagcagcggcagcgggagcgggagcgggagcAGTGATAGCGATGGAAGTGATGGTGATTCGGCGAGCTCCGGAGCTGATGTTGATATCTGA
- the LOC112893681 gene encoding ELL-associated factor 1 isoform X2, which produces MASGSSNGEPSTAPQPNRWYDLRLGSSCRDSSPTAKFCTLRYEFKPASIDKTQAGSLQSTKDNRVTVEFHNNQPGKPKATFEGSQEEYKDSDGVLFFDGETFRLERLHRAVKRLRYVRVPGESAAANLATTTTGMGAESHSPPLAKVSKSQAMSKPAVHAVPVEVERIDIGEPENPGPRYNNKSTTYQPVTTDSFALSPDPNDEEENLDILGDDDDNVSPNNMTSGHGTSVCGFDINLPDQGNMDDEIADVDVNDEADEGLNAAEALRAQVNAEGEQEEQDSSSSSGSGSSSSSSSSGSGSGSGSSDSDGSDGDSASSGADVDI; this is translated from the exons ATGGCGAGCGGCAGCAGCAACGGGGAGCCGAGCACGGCGCCGCAGCCGAATCGGTGGTACGACCTCCGATTGGGCTCCTCCTGCCGCGACTCTTCCCCCACTGCCAAGTTCTGCACCCTACGCT ATGAATTTAAGCCAGCATCAATTGACAAAACTCAAGCTGGGTCTCTGCAGAGTACCAAGGATAACCGGGTTACAGTGGAATTCCATAATAATCAGCCTGGCAAGCCAAAGGCTACATTTGAGGGAAGCCAAGAAGAGTACAAGGATAGTGATGGTGTCTTGTTTTTTGACGGTGAGACCTTTCGCCTGGAGAGGTTACATCGGGCTGTCAAGAGACTAAGGTATGTTCGAGTTCCGGGAGAGTCTGCAGCAGCTAATTTGGCAACTACAACTACTGGAATGGGTGCAGAATCACATTCTCCTCCATTAGCTAAAGTCAGCAAGTCACAGGCCATGAGCAAACCTGCTGTTCACGCAGTCCCA GTTGAGGTTGAGCGCATTGACATCGGTGAACCTGAAAATCCAG GCCCAAGATACAACAACAAAAGCACCACATATCAGCCTGTCACCACAGACTCATTTGCCCTTTCACCTGATCCAAATGACGAAGAGGAGAACCTCGACATACttggtgatgatgatgacaatgTCTCACCAAATAACATGACCTCAGGACATGGGACATCTGTTTGTGGTTTTGACATCAACCTACCAGATCAGGGCAATATGGACGATGAAATCGCTGATGTAGATGTAAATGATGAGGCTGACGAGGGGCTCAATGCAGCCGAGGCACTGCGAGCTCAAGTGAACGCAGAAGGGGAGCAGGAGGAGCAGGACAGCTCTAGCTCTAGCGGGAgcgggagcagcagcagcagcagcagcagcggcagcgggagcgggagcgggagcAGTGATAGCGATGGAAGTGATGGTGATTCGGCGAGCTCCGGAGCTGATGTTGATATCTGA